Proteins encoded by one window of Cloeon dipterum chromosome 2, ieCloDipt1.1, whole genome shotgun sequence:
- the LOC135935550 gene encoding valine--tRNA ligase-like, producing MYRILANSQIKSKFLQNSTTCLWKRVKSDSHSTKLAAAYNYKEVEDGWYRHWESQGHFSAHKTPSMGNSFSVLLPPPNVTGILHLGHALTCSIQDALIRWNRMNGKHVLWIPGLDHAGIATQTVVERHLAANKMGGRAELGREKFLDEAWKWKESKGDFIVEQIRNLGCSLDWDKQYFTLDKERSKAVVEAFIILFERGLIYRSESLVNWSCHLESAIADIEVDWLQLEEPQWIQVPGYSKKIKFGELTHVALPVENENTELVIATTRLETMLGDSAVAVNPKDDRYSSFIGKFVKHPLRPGAKIPIISDDFVDPNFGTGVVKITPAHDGTDFEVGKRHGLEFLTVFSNDGNILPLGGSFDGLKRFDARSEVRKYLNSLGLIRGTSAVPNSKIPICSRSSDVVEIMLKPQWFINCKEMAVEAKKSVETGELVIDPPAFNKVWFSWLENIRDWCISRQLWWGHRIPAYLCKSASGEVWISAHSKEEAEQKACEILKTDQVSVDQDQDVLDTWFSSALLPLASLGWPSSITKEYFPLSLMETGHDILFFWVARMVMLGKELTGELPFKKILLHGIICDSHGRKMSKSLGNVINPEDIIHGISLEDLTLRVKEGLVGSEQERKKGISAQKKAFPNGIPACGTDALRYTLCSHNAKAHYINFDVQECITNKHFCNKIWQATKYVLSNTSTKNAISAFELAEMQLSLMDRWILSRLSHTVDLMNAAFERENLHEACAAVKDFVYSNFCDIYIEASKMLLKDQNTHASCQQVLLHCVHTYLTLLAPFMPFLSEKLYQHAADDKNSVHANCYPSSAEWACFKNSDAEFKANLLIDTARAIRELKSMAKLSKQQTNVFIETAHPSLYSDNNSVLKMLGQCAELSVCSKIEPGTKTIKAPLSSGTTVHVAGEVLLDFDAINRKVKKLRKEEENLVRTLSTSGFLKKAPKDVQESKRRKLQEIRLDIEKYCQQQMDVQTA from the exons ATGTATCGTATCCTAGCAAACAGCCAgatcaaaagtaaatttttgcaaaatagtACTACTTGCCTCTGGAAGAGAGTCAAAAGTG ATTCACACTCAACGAAATTGGCAGCGGCATACAACTACAAAGAAGTCGAGGATGGCTGGTACAGGCACTGGGAATCTCAGGGACACTTTTCTGCCCATAAAACACCATCCATGGGCAACTCCTTCAGTGTGCTCCTTCCTCCACCTAATGTCACAGGAATTCTCCATTTGGGACATGCGCTAACCTGCAGTATTCAAGATGCATTGATTAGATG GAACCGAATGAATGGGAAACATGTTTTGTGGATCCCTGGACTCGACCACGCTGGAATCGCCACTCAAACGGTGGTCGAGCGCCACTTGGCAGCCAACAAAATGGGCGGCAGAGCTGAATTAGGCAGAGAAAAATTCCTCGATGAAGCTTGGAAGTGGAAGGAGAGCAAAGGGGATTTCATTGTGGAGCAAATTAGAAATCTTGGCTGCTCTCTTGACTGGGACAAGCAGTATTTTACGCTGGATAAA GAACGAAGCAAAGCAGTTGTTGAGGCTTTCATAATCCTTTTCGAGCGAGGCCTGATATATCGCTCTGAATCTCTAGTCAACTGGTCTTGCCACCTTGAGTCTGCGATTGCGGACATTGAGGTGGATTGGCTGCAATTGGAAGAGCCACAGTGGATCCAGGTTCCTGGCTactccaaaaaaataaagtttggaGAGCTGACTCACGTTGCTCTTCCTGTGGAGAACGAAAATACTGAGTTGGTGATCGCCACCACAAGACTGGAGACAATGCTAGGTGACAGCGCCGTCGCCGTTAATCCTAAGGACGACAGATACTCATCTTTCATAGGAAAATTCGTAAAACACCCTCTCCGGCCAGGCGCGAAAATCCCCATAATCTCTGATGACTTTGTCGATCCTAATTTTGGAACTG GTGTTGTCAAAATTACTCCTGCACATGATGGCACTGACTTTGAGGTTGGCAAAAGGCATGGATTGGAATTTTTGACTGTTTTCTCCAATGACGGAAACATTTTGCCTCTGGGAGGGAGCTTTGAC GGACTGAAAAGGTTTGACGCGAGGAGCGAGGTccgcaaatatttgaattcgTTGGGTTTGATTCGGGGAACATCAGCTGTGCCCAATTCAAAAATTCCTATCTGCAGCAGGTCAAGTGACGTGGTTGAAATTATGCTCAAACCTCAGTG GTTCATAAATTGCAAAGAAATGGCTGTTGAAGCAAAGAAAAGTGTTGAAACTGGAGAACTGGTGATTGATCCACCTGCTTTTAACAAGGTTTGGTTTTCGTGGCTGGAAAATATTAG AGACTGGTGTATTTCCCGTCAACTTTGGTGGGGCCACCGCATCCCTGCATACCTTTGCAAAAGCGCCAGTGGCGAGGTTTGGATTTCTGCGCACAGCAAGGAAGAGGCTGAGCAAAAGGcctgtgaaattttgaaaactgatCAG GTCTCCGTAGATCAAGACCAAGACGTTTTGGACACTTGGTTCTCTTCGGCACTTTTGCCTCTTGCCTCATTGGGCTGGCCCTCCAGCATCACCAAAGAATACTTTCCCCTCAGTCTGATGGAGACTGGGCACGACATTTTGTTCTTTTGGGTTGCAAGAATGGTCATGCTAGGAAAAGAGTTGACAGGAGAGCTGCCCTTTAAA aaaattcttttGCATGGAATCATTTGTGACTCTCACGGTAGAAAAATGTCCAAAAGTTTGGGCAATGTGATTAATCCGGAAGACATCATACACGGCATTTCTCTGGAG GATTTAACTTTGCGAGTGAAAGAGGGACTAGTGGGAAGCGAGCAGGAGCGGAAAAAAGGGATCAGTGCACAGAAAAAGGCCTTCCCAAACGGAATACCTGCTTGCGGCACGGACGCTCTGAGATACACTCTCTGCTCTCACAATGCCAAAG CACACTATATCAACTTTGACGTTCAAGAGTGTATCACAAACAAGCacttttgtaacaaaatctgGCAGGCAACTAAATACGTTTTGAGCAACACCTCAACTAAAAACGCCATCAGTGCTTTTGAACTGGCTGAAATGCAACTTTCGCTGATGGATCGGTGGATTCTAAGCAGACTATCGCACACAGTAGACTTGATGAATGCTGCATTTGAGAGGGAAAATCTTCACGAAGCGTGCGCCGCCGTGAAG GACtttgtttattcaaacttCTGTGATATTTATATTGAGGCCAGCAAAATGTTGCTCAAAGACCAAAATACCCACGCATCTTGCCAACAAGTTCTCTTACATTGTGTGCACACATACCTTACTTTGTTGGCTCCTTTCATGCCTTTCTTGAGCGAGAAACTATACCAGCACGCGGCAGATGACAAAAATTCTGTCCACGCAAATTGCTACCCTAGTTCAGCAGAG TGGgcttgctttaaaaattctgacGCAGAGTTCAAGGCAAACCTGCTGATTGACACCGCGAGAGCCATTCGAGAATTGAAAAGCATGGCGAAACTGTCAAAGCAACAGACAAATG ttTTCATTGAAACTGCACACCCGTCTCTGTACAGCGACAATAATAGTGTGCTCAAAATGCTGGGCCAGTGCGCAGAGTTGTCCGTGTGCAGCAAAATCGAGCCCGGCACTAAGACAATCAAAGCACCTTTGAGTTCAGGCACAACAGTCCACGTGGCTGGAGAGGTGTTATTAGACTTTGATGCCATCAACAGGAAGGTAAAAAAGCTACGAAAGGAGGAGGAGAATCTGGTTAGGACCCTCTCAACGTCGGGATTCCTCAAAAAAGCGCCAAAAGACGTGCAGGAATCAAAAAGGAGAAAA TTGCAGGAAATAAGACTGgatattgaaaaatactgTCAACAACAAATGGATGTGCAGACCGCAtag
- the REPTOR-BP gene encoding REPTOR-binding partner isoform X1: MDFAGFDMMQADNTDQDGSRGERKESGKRGRKPGRKAEKSDMRAKLAQQMVLERSRQSARECRARKKLRYQYLEELVADREKAVFALREELEKYSQMSKELAQNNIPQGMDDLLAEMGMTQAGNDAFDSKPSV, from the exons ATGGATTTCGCAGGCTTCGACATGATGCAGGCGGACAACACAGATCAG GACGGTTCTCGCGGCGAACGTAAAGAGAGCGGCAAGCGCGGCAGGAAGCCGGGGAGGAAGGCGGAAAAAAGTGACATGAGAGCCAAACTGG CCCAACAAATGGTTTTAGAGAGGAGCAGACAGAGCGCCCGCGAGTGCCGTGCTCGCAAGAAGCTGCGCTATCAGTACCTAGAAGAATTGGTCGCCGACAGGGAAAAGGCGGTCTTCGCACTCAGGGAGGAACTGGAAAAG TACAGCCAGATGAGCAAGGAGCTGGCGCAAAACAACATCCCGCAGGGGATGGACGATTTGCTGGCCGAAATGGGCATGACCCAGGCTGGAAACGACGCGTTTGATAGCAAACCCTCGGTTTGA
- the REPTOR-BP gene encoding REPTOR-binding partner isoform X2 codes for MDFAGFDMMQADNTDQDGSRGERKESGKRGRKPGRKAEKSDMRAKLERSRQSARECRARKKLRYQYLEELVADREKAVFALREELEKYSQMSKELAQNNIPQGMDDLLAEMGMTQAGNDAFDSKPSV; via the exons ATGGATTTCGCAGGCTTCGACATGATGCAGGCGGACAACACAGATCAG GACGGTTCTCGCGGCGAACGTAAAGAGAGCGGCAAGCGCGGCAGGAAGCCGGGGAGGAAGGCGGAAAAAAGTGACATGAGAGCCAAACTGG AGAGGAGCAGACAGAGCGCCCGCGAGTGCCGTGCTCGCAAGAAGCTGCGCTATCAGTACCTAGAAGAATTGGTCGCCGACAGGGAAAAGGCGGTCTTCGCACTCAGGGAGGAACTGGAAAAG TACAGCCAGATGAGCAAGGAGCTGGCGCAAAACAACATCCCGCAGGGGATGGACGATTTGCTGGCCGAAATGGGCATGACCCAGGCTGGAAACGACGCGTTTGATAGCAAACCCTCGGTTTGA